In Candidatus Omnitrophota bacterium, the sequence CCCACTGGAAGCGTGAGCGCAGCCTCTCTTCCAGCGAACCCATGTCTTTGGGGCTTGAATCGCTTGAAAGGACGATCTGCTTTCTTCTGTCGTAGAGAGCGTTGAAGGTGTGAAAGAATTCCTGCTGGATCATTTCTTTTCCCGTGAGGAACTGTATGTCGTCTATAAGGAGAAGGTCCACATTCCGGTATTTGATGCGGAATTCGGCGATGCGGTTGTTCTTCAGATATTCTATCAGGTCATTGGTGAATTTCTCTGAGGTGACATAGATTATGTTGAACGCCGGAAAATGCTTTTTGATCTCTATACCTATGGCGTTTAGCAGATGTGTTTTCCCTAAGCCCACGCCGCCGTAAAGAAACAGCGGGTTGTAGGTGTTCCCCGGATTTTTTGTTATGGCCAGACTCGCCGCGTGGGCGAAATGATTGGACTGCCCTATAACGAAATTATCAAAAGAATATTTGGAAACGAACTTCTTCGGAAGAAAGAGCGTTTCATTGAGTTCACGGGCCTCAACGGAGTCCGGCTCCACTTTGTTTTCCACTTTGTCCGTATAAAATTCCACCTTCAGGCAGGGATCGGATGACTTGAGGATGTTGTCTATCCTCTCGCAGTAGTGCTCGCTGAGCCAGCGGACAAAAAATTTGTTGGGGACCTTGACGCTTAACTTGTCTTTCTCCAGGCTCGTGGGTATAGCCGGTTCCAGCCAGAGTTTATAGGTCTCGTCTGTAATCTCTAAACGGAGATTATTGACAATTTTCT encodes:
- the dnaA gene encoding chromosomal replication initiator protein DnaA; its protein translation is MDNFEIIWKKIVNNLRLEITDETYKLWLEPAIPTSLEKDKLSVKVPNKFFVRWLSEHYCERIDNILKSSDPCLKVEFYTDKVENKVEPDSVEARELNETLFLPKKFVSKYSFDNFVIGQSNHFAHAASLAITKNPGNTYNPLFLYGGVGLGKTHLLNAIGIEIKKHFPAFNIIYVTSEKFTNDLIEYLKNNRIAEFRIKYRNVDLLLIDDIQFLTGKEMIQQEFFHTFNALYDRRKQIVLSSDSSPKDMGSLEERLRSRFQWGVVADIQPPDLETRVAIIKKKIEAEKISIPDDVLYYIASNIKNNIRTLEGAILSIAAYSSLTETRITIEKAKEYLKTVITESDIEKDIGLDTIQSVVSNNFNLSVADLKGKKRTESVVFPRQIAMYLSRILTSYSTTEIGEFYGGRDHSTVLHAGNKIKNKITKDPYFAALLNKITKQVKESA